The Uruburuella testudinis genome window below encodes:
- the ppc gene encoding phosphoenolpyruvate carboxylase yields the protein MQLYILNNPKDAPLAADAEFLTEALFNLLQKETSEAVLNAVKILPTSADSSKIIETLLPELDETQTQNLILACGLFAQMLNIAEDIHHERRRQIHEHAGHSAAAGSLAETVRKLQARNIGTNEVQQQLDRTHIAAVLTAHPTEVQRQATLNFHRRIRALLPQREHCATEEALAELRREVEATLLALWQTSETRHFKITVKDEINNGVSIFPLSFFQALPKLYRSIEHQFQTAWPDIEVPDILQVGGWIGGDRDGNPFVSAETLRHAFTRHADTVFHYYRKQLGELYQDLPLSIRRVNVNEDVLHLAAQSPDTEIAHEEEPYRRATAYIMARLIGKGRQIGLTLGCRFGLLEPYPDAESFIADLKTMQQSLRDNGSGALAQARLADIIRTASVFGFFLMPLDLRQHGGKHAEVVAELFQQAGLEDYSALSEPQKQAALLRELQNRRPLYNRYIHYSDAAEHELAIFNEARKIKDELGENAISQSIISNAENASDLLALALLLKESGLLVWENGKPKSRLNIVPLFETIEALENACPVMETMFSLPWYRDLLAGRDNIQEIMLGYSDSNKDGGYVSSSWGLYQAESGLVALFKRHNVRMRLFHGRGGSVGRGGGPSYQAIIAQPAGSVAGQIRITEQGEVITAKYADAGNARRNLETLVAATLEASLLAEQQDPDPALMQALSDSAFAHYRKLITHPDFIDYFLQTSPIQEIATLNLGSRPASRKTLARIQDLRAIPWVFSWMQNRLMLPAWYGFGSAVETLCADDKGRLKALQTHAQNNPFFQAMLSNMEQVMAKTDLTLAEHYAGLSESPEQAAEIFNMIKAEYLKSRSALLNILQTEELLSNNRTLARSLALRIPYLNALGSLQVALLKALRKDPENPHLLQMVHLTINGVAQGLRNTG from the coding sequence ATGCAGCTTTATATCCTCAATAATCCCAAAGATGCGCCTTTGGCCGCCGATGCCGAATTTCTCACCGAAGCGCTGTTCAACCTGCTACAAAAAGAAACCAGCGAAGCGGTGTTAAACGCCGTGAAGATACTGCCCACCTCGGCCGACAGCAGCAAAATCATCGAAACGCTGCTGCCCGAGCTGGATGAAACGCAAACTCAAAACCTGATTCTCGCCTGCGGCCTGTTTGCGCAAATGCTCAACATCGCCGAAGACATTCACCACGAGCGCCGCCGTCAGATTCATGAACATGCCGGCCACAGCGCCGCTGCGGGCAGCCTCGCCGAAACCGTGCGCAAACTGCAAGCACGCAACATCGGCACAAACGAAGTACAACAACAGCTCGACCGCACCCACATCGCCGCCGTGCTCACCGCCCACCCCACCGAAGTGCAGCGCCAGGCCACGCTTAATTTCCACCGCCGCATCCGCGCACTGCTGCCGCAACGAGAACATTGCGCCACAGAAGAAGCGCTGGCCGAATTGCGCCGCGAAGTGGAAGCCACGCTGCTGGCACTGTGGCAAACCAGCGAAACCCGTCATTTTAAAATTACCGTGAAAGATGAAATCAACAACGGCGTATCGATTTTCCCGCTCAGCTTTTTCCAAGCACTGCCCAAACTCTACCGCAGCATCGAGCACCAGTTTCAGACGGCCTGGCCGGATATCGAAGTGCCCGACATCCTGCAAGTGGGCGGCTGGATCGGCGGCGACCGCGACGGCAACCCTTTTGTTTCTGCCGAAACCCTGCGCCATGCGTTTACCCGCCATGCCGACACCGTGTTTCACTATTACCGCAAGCAATTGGGCGAGCTGTATCAGGATTTGCCGCTTTCCATCCGCCGCGTAAACGTGAACGAAGATGTGCTGCACCTCGCCGCCCAGTCTCCCGACACCGAAATCGCCCATGAAGAAGAGCCTTACCGCCGCGCCACCGCCTATATCATGGCACGCCTGATCGGCAAAGGCCGCCAAATCGGCCTCACGCTCGGCTGCCGCTTCGGCCTGCTTGAGCCTTATCCCGATGCCGAAAGCTTTATCGCCGATCTGAAAACCATGCAGCAATCACTGCGCGACAACGGCAGCGGGGCGCTGGCGCAAGCACGCCTGGCCGACATCATCCGCACCGCATCGGTGTTCGGCTTTTTCCTGATGCCGCTCGATTTGCGCCAACACGGCGGCAAACATGCCGAAGTGGTGGCCGAATTGTTTCAACAGGCCGGCCTCGAAGATTATTCCGCCCTTTCCGAACCGCAAAAACAGGCCGCCCTGCTGCGCGAACTACAAAACCGGCGCCCGCTCTACAACCGCTATATCCACTACAGCGATGCCGCCGAACACGAGCTGGCCATATTCAACGAAGCGCGCAAAATCAAAGACGAATTGGGCGAAAACGCCATCAGCCAAAGCATCATTTCCAATGCCGAAAATGCCAGCGACCTGTTGGCGTTGGCGCTGCTGCTGAAAGAAAGCGGCCTGCTGGTCTGGGAAAACGGCAAGCCCAAAAGCCGCCTGAACATTGTGCCGCTGTTTGAAACCATCGAAGCGCTGGAAAACGCCTGCCCGGTGATGGAAACCATGTTTTCCCTGCCCTGGTATCGTGACTTGCTCGCCGGCCGCGACAACATTCAGGAAATCATGCTCGGCTATTCCGATTCCAACAAAGACGGCGGCTACGTCAGCAGCTCATGGGGGCTGTATCAGGCCGAATCGGGGCTGGTGGCGCTGTTCAAACGCCACAATGTGCGCATGCGTCTGTTTCACGGCCGCGGCGGCAGCGTCGGTCGCGGCGGCGGCCCCTCTTATCAGGCCATCATCGCCCAACCCGCCGGCAGCGTGGCCGGGCAGATCCGCATCACCGAGCAAGGCGAAGTGATTACCGCCAAATATGCCGATGCCGGCAACGCCCGCCGCAATCTGGAAACACTGGTAGCGGCCACGCTGGAAGCCAGCCTGCTGGCCGAACAGCAAGACCCCGACCCCGCGCTGATGCAGGCGCTGTCCGACAGCGCGTTTGCCCATTACCGCAAGCTGATTACCCACCCCGATTTCATCGACTATTTCCTGCAAACCAGCCCGATTCAGGAAATCGCCACCCTCAACCTCGGCAGCCGCCCCGCCAGCCGCAAAACGCTGGCGCGGATTCAAGATTTGCGCGCCATTCCGTGGGTATTTTCCTGGATGCAAAACCGGCTGATGCTGCCGGCCTGGTATGGTTTCGGCAGTGCGGTAGAAACCTTGTGCGCCGATGACAAAGGCCGTCTGAAAGCCTTACAGACTCATGCGCAAAATAACCCCTTCTTCCAAGCCATGCTGTCGAATATGGAGCAGGTAATGGCGAAAACCGACCTCACCCTGGCCGAACACTATGCCGGCCTGAGCGAATCGCCCGAACAAGCCGCTGAGATTTTCAACATGATAAAAGCAGAATACCTGAAAAGCCGCAGCGCCCTGCTCAATATTCTGCAAACCGAAGAATTGCTCAGCAACAACCGCACCCTCGCCCGCTCGCTGGCTTTGCGCATTCCCTACCTCAACGCGCTGGGCAGCCTGCAAGTGGCGCTGCTCAAGGCCTTGCGCAAAGATCCGGAAAACCCGCATCTGCTGCAAATGGTGCACCTCACCATTAACGGCGTGGCACAAGGTTTGCGCAATACCGGTTAA
- a CDS encoding 5-methyltetrahydropteroyltriglutamate--homocysteine S-methyltransferase — translation MSQLFPHARPRTRAPYRFDIVGSFLRPQTLKQARRQCACGECSADELHSVENAEIRKLIDNQKQVGLPAVTDGEFRRTWWHLDFLFELIGVELEDTETYSTQFKAHMHRPVTLKIIDKIEWPSVHPFLEHYRALHAEADGYPVKFTIPSPSMLHLITCVRTPNPQLIERYTGQNDVLLADITAAYIQAVKAFYDLGCRNLQLDDTSWGEFCSEEKRALYASQGIDVDQTARDYVKMLNDIRAAAPADMAITMHICRGNFRSTWFSSGGYEPVAEILFGGCHVDGFYLEYDSDRAGDFKPLRFIKDQQVVLGLVTSKSGELEDKNEIIARIQEATQYVDINQLCLSPQCGFASTEEGNVLSEEEQWQKLAFIRDIAEEVWGGA, via the coding sequence ATGAGCCAGCTGTTCCCCCATGCCCGACCACGCACCCGCGCGCCCTACCGCTTTGACATTGTCGGCAGCTTCCTGCGCCCCCAAACGCTCAAGCAAGCCCGCCGCCAATGCGCCTGCGGCGAATGCAGCGCTGACGAGCTGCACAGCGTGGAAAACGCTGAAATCCGCAAATTGATCGACAACCAAAAACAAGTCGGCCTGCCCGCGGTAACCGACGGCGAATTCCGCCGCACGTGGTGGCATCTCGACTTTTTGTTTGAGCTTATCGGCGTAGAGCTGGAAGACACCGAAACCTATTCCACCCAGTTTAAAGCCCACATGCACCGCCCGGTTACCCTCAAAATCATCGATAAAATCGAATGGCCGAGCGTGCACCCCTTCCTCGAACACTACCGCGCCCTGCACGCCGAAGCCGACGGCTATCCGGTGAAATTCACCATTCCCTCGCCCAGCATGCTGCACCTGATTACCTGCGTGCGCACCCCCAATCCGCAGTTAATCGAGCGTTATACCGGCCAAAACGACGTATTGCTGGCCGACATCACCGCTGCCTATATTCAAGCGGTCAAAGCATTCTATGATTTGGGCTGCCGCAACCTGCAACTGGACGACACCTCTTGGGGCGAATTCTGCTCCGAAGAAAAACGCGCCCTCTATGCCTCGCAAGGCATTGATGTCGACCAAACCGCCCGCGATTATGTGAAAATGCTCAACGACATCCGTGCCGCCGCCCCCGCCGACATGGCCATCACCATGCACATCTGCCGCGGCAACTTCCGCTCTACCTGGTTTTCCAGCGGCGGCTACGAGCCTGTTGCCGAAATCCTGTTCGGCGGCTGCCATGTCGACGGTTTTTACCTCGAATACGACAGCGACCGCGCCGGCGACTTCAAACCGCTGCGCTTTATTAAAGACCAGCAAGTGGTATTGGGTCTGGTTACCTCCAAATCAGGCGAATTGGAAGATAAAAACGAAATCATCGCGCGCATTCAAGAAGCCACGCAATATGTCGACATCAACCAACTCTGCCTCAGCCCGCAATGCGGCTTTGCATCCACCGAAGAGGGCAATGTGCTGAGCGAAGAAGAACAATGGCAGAAACTGGCCTTTATCCGCGACATCGCCGAAGAAGTTTGGGGCGGCGCCTGA
- the ubiM gene encoding 5-demethoxyubiquinol-8 5-hydroxylase UbiM encodes MNLHSDIIIVGAGPAGLSFAAELAGSGLSVTLIEKHPLATLQNPPYDGREIALTHVSRETMQRLGIWQRIPADEIYPLRDAKVLNGQSSYQLHFPPPTQALGGPADCLGFLVSNHNIRKAAYEAVAELDNVTLLCDTGVAAAQTDLQQACVTLDNGNTLNARLLIAADSRFSQTRRQLGIACDMHDYSRTMFVCRMKHTLSNRHTAYECFHYGRTIALLPLEEHLTNTVITVDSDKAAEIEAMSPEALAASVQQQLEGRLGEMELVSSIHAYPLVGMIAARFYGTRCALVGDAAVGMHPVTAHGFNLGLASADILAKLVLEAERNGKDIGAQSLLSQYDTKHMLHAKPLYHGTNMLLKLFTDETPPAKLLRNVVLRVSNNLPPLKKLITKQLTG; translated from the coding sequence ATGAATCTACACAGCGATATCATCATCGTCGGCGCCGGCCCCGCCGGGCTGAGCTTTGCCGCCGAATTGGCCGGCAGTGGCCTTTCCGTGACCCTTATCGAAAAGCACCCGCTCGCCACTCTGCAAAACCCGCCCTACGACGGCCGCGAAATCGCGCTGACCCACGTTTCGCGCGAAACCATGCAGCGGCTGGGTATATGGCAGCGCATTCCCGCCGATGAAATCTACCCCCTTCGCGATGCCAAAGTGCTCAACGGCCAATCGTCTTACCAGCTGCACTTTCCGCCGCCCACCCAAGCGCTGGGCGGCCCGGCCGACTGCCTCGGATTTTTGGTGTCTAACCACAACATCCGCAAAGCCGCCTATGAAGCTGTGGCCGAATTGGATAATGTTACCCTGCTGTGCGACACCGGAGTGGCCGCCGCACAAACCGATCTGCAACAAGCCTGCGTAACCCTAGACAACGGCAACACCCTCAACGCCCGCCTGCTGATTGCCGCCGACAGCCGTTTCTCGCAAACCCGCCGCCAACTCGGCATTGCCTGCGACATGCACGATTACAGCCGCACCATGTTTGTCTGCCGCATGAAGCACACCCTCTCCAACCGGCACACTGCCTACGAATGCTTCCACTATGGCCGCACCATCGCCCTCTTGCCACTGGAAGAACATCTCACCAACACTGTAATCACCGTCGACAGCGACAAAGCCGCCGAAATCGAAGCCATGAGCCCCGAAGCACTGGCCGCCAGCGTGCAGCAGCAGCTTGAAGGCCGCCTCGGCGAAATGGAACTCGTCAGCAGCATCCACGCCTATCCGCTGGTGGGCATGATTGCCGCGCGCTTCTACGGCACCCGCTGCGCACTGGTCGGCGATGCTGCCGTGGGCATGCACCCGGTGACCGCCCACGGCTTCAACCTCGGCCTCGCCAGCGCCGATATTCTGGCCAAACTGGTGCTGGAAGCCGAACGCAACGGCAAAGACATCGGCGCACAAAGCCTGCTGTCGCAATACGACACCAAACACATGCTGCATGCCAAACCGCTCTACCACGGCACCAATATGTTGCTCAAACTCTTCACCGACGAAACCCCGCCCGCCAAACTGCTGCGCAACGTGGTGCTGCGCGTGAGCAACAACCTGCCGCCGCTGAAAAAACTGATTACCAAACAACTGACCGGCTAA
- a CDS encoding isocitrate lyase, translated as MSNYQDEIKAASELKQQAGSTWHDITPEYVARMRLQNRFKTGLDIAKYTAAIMRKDMAEYDADSAKYTQSLGCWHGFIGQQKLISIKKHQKTTDKRYLYLSGWMVAGLRSQFGPLPDQSMHEKTSVSDLIEELYTFLRQADARELDLLFTALDAANEAGDEAKVKEIQSQIDNFETHVVPIIADIDAGFGNAEATYLLAKKMIEAGACCIQIENQVSDEKQCGHQDGKVTVPHVDFLAKINAVRYAFLELGVDDGVIVARTDSLGAGLTKQIAYSTEPGDLGDQYNAFLDGEEITDISQVKPGDVIVNTNGKTIKPVRLPSNLFQFKKDTGVDRVVLDCITSLQNGADLLWIETEKPHVGQIAEMINRVREVIPNAKLVYNNSPSFNWTLNFRQQVFDAWSEAGKDVSAYDRAKLMSVDYDNSDLAKEADEKIRTFQADASREAGIFHHLITLPTYHTAALSTDTLAKGYFADQGMLAYVKNVQREEIRNGIACVKHQNMAGSDIGDNHKEYFAGEAALKASGKDNTMNQFNH; from the coding sequence ATGTCTAATTATCAAGACGAGATTAAAGCCGCAAGTGAATTGAAACAGCAGGCCGGCAGCACTTGGCACGACATCACGCCGGAATATGTTGCCCGTATGCGCTTGCAAAACCGCTTCAAAACCGGCCTCGATATCGCCAAATACACTGCCGCCATCATGCGCAAAGATATGGCCGAATACGATGCCGATTCCGCAAAATACACCCAATCACTGGGCTGCTGGCATGGTTTTATCGGCCAGCAAAAGCTGATTTCGATTAAAAAACACCAAAAAACCACCGATAAGCGCTACCTGTATCTTTCAGGTTGGATGGTTGCCGGCCTGCGCTCGCAATTCGGGCCCTTGCCCGACCAATCGATGCACGAAAAAACCAGCGTGTCGGATTTGATTGAAGAACTCTACACCTTTTTGCGCCAAGCCGATGCGCGCGAATTAGACTTGCTGTTTACCGCGCTGGATGCCGCTAATGAAGCCGGCGACGAAGCCAAAGTCAAAGAAATCCAAAGCCAAATCGATAATTTCGAAACCCACGTGGTGCCGATTATTGCCGATATTGATGCCGGTTTCGGTAATGCGGAAGCTACTTACCTGCTGGCGAAAAAAATGATTGAAGCGGGTGCGTGCTGTATCCAAATCGAAAACCAAGTGTCTGATGAAAAACAATGCGGCCACCAAGACGGCAAAGTTACCGTGCCGCATGTGGATTTTCTGGCCAAAATCAACGCCGTGCGCTATGCATTCCTCGAATTGGGCGTGGATGACGGCGTAATCGTGGCGCGCACCGACTCTTTGGGCGCCGGTCTGACCAAGCAGATTGCCTACTCTACCGAGCCGGGCGATTTGGGCGACCAATACAATGCCTTCCTCGACGGCGAAGAAATCACCGACATCAGCCAAGTGAAACCGGGCGATGTGATTGTGAACACCAATGGCAAAACCATCAAACCGGTGCGTCTGCCGAGCAATCTGTTCCAGTTCAAGAAAGACACCGGCGTTGACCGCGTGGTGCTCGACTGCATCACCTCGCTGCAAAACGGCGCAGATTTGCTGTGGATTGAAACCGAAAAACCGCACGTCGGCCAGATTGCCGAAATGATTAACCGTGTGCGCGAAGTGATTCCGAATGCCAAGCTGGTGTACAACAACAGCCCGTCGTTCAACTGGACGCTCAACTTCCGCCAGCAAGTGTTTGATGCCTGGAGCGAAGCCGGTAAAGACGTATCCGCTTATGACCGTGCCAAGCTGATGAGCGTGGATTACGACAACAGTGATTTGGCCAAAGAGGCCGATGAGAAAATCCGCACCTTCCAGGCCGATGCCTCACGCGAAGCCGGTATTTTCCACCACCTCATCACCCTGCCGACTTACCACACCGCGGCCTTGTCTACCGACACGCTGGCCAAAGGCTACTTTGCCGACCAAGGCATGCTGGCTTACGTGAAAAACGTGCAGCGTGAAGAAATCCGCAACGGCATCGCTTGCGTGAAACACCAAAACATGGCCGGTTCGGATATTGGCGACAACCACAAAGAATACTTTGCCGGTGAAGCCGCGCTCAAAGCGAGCGGTAAAGACAATACTATGAACCAGTTCAACCATTAA
- a CDS encoding lipid A biosynthesis lauroyl acyltransferase: MKFAFLMLYLIQLLPFALIHKLADAIGRLAYYAVVPRRKVGQINLRLCYPEWDEARRKAVLQRHFQHMAKLLCEYGLYWYADAARLKKLVRYQDKHYLDAALAAGEKVILLYPHFTAFEMAVYTLNQDVPLVSMYSHQKNRAMDEQILKGRHRYHNVFLIGRNEGLRAIIKHLRKSDAPFLYLPDQDFGRNDSIFVDFFGIPTATIAGLSRIAAMTGAKVIPAIPIREADNTVTLRFYPAWENFPTASVEDDTRRMNDFIEARVREHPEQYFWLHKRFKTRPEGEAGFY, from the coding sequence ATGAAATTTGCTTTTTTGATGCTTTACCTGATTCAGCTGCTGCCGTTTGCGCTGATTCACAAGTTGGCCGATGCAATCGGCCGGCTGGCTTATTATGCGGTGGTGCCGCGCCGCAAAGTGGGGCAGATTAATCTGCGCCTGTGTTATCCCGAATGGGATGAGGCGCGGCGCAAGGCAGTGTTGCAGCGGCATTTTCAGCATATGGCCAAGCTCTTGTGCGAATACGGCCTGTATTGGTATGCCGATGCGGCGCGCTTGAAAAAGCTGGTGCGCTATCAGGATAAACATTATCTCGATGCAGCGCTGGCGGCGGGCGAAAAAGTGATTTTACTGTATCCGCATTTCACTGCTTTTGAAATGGCGGTTTATACGCTCAATCAGGATGTGCCGCTGGTGAGCATGTATTCGCACCAAAAAAACCGCGCCATGGATGAGCAGATTTTAAAAGGCCGGCACCGCTATCATAATGTGTTTCTGATTGGCCGCAACGAAGGGCTGCGCGCGATTATCAAGCATTTGCGCAAGAGCGATGCGCCGTTTCTTTATCTGCCTGATCAGGATTTCGGCCGCAATGATTCGATATTTGTTGATTTTTTCGGCATTCCCACCGCCACCATTGCCGGCCTGAGCCGCATTGCCGCCATGACCGGCGCCAAAGTGATTCCGGCGATTCCCATCCGCGAAGCCGATAATACGGTAACGTTGCGCTTTTATCCCGCTTGGGAAAACTTCCCCACCGCCAGTGTTGAAGACGACACCCGGCGCATGAACGATTTTATCGAAGCGCGTGTGCGCGAGCACCCCGAGCAGTATTTCTGGCTGCACAAACGTTTTAAAACACGGCCGGAGGGCGAAGCCGGGTTTTATTGA
- the carB gene encoding carbamoyl-phosphate synthase large subunit, whose translation MPKRTDLKSILIIGAGPIVIGQACEFDYSGAQACKALREEGYKVILVNSNPATIMTDPDMADVTYIEPIMWQTVEKIIAKERPDAILPTMGGQTALNCALDLAKHGVLAKYDVELIGATEDAIDKAEDRGRFKEAMDKIGLSTPKSFVCHTMEQSLAAQTEVGFPTLIRPSFTMGGSGGGIAYNKDEFLAICERGFDASPTHELLIEQSVLGWKEYEMEVVRDRNDNCIIICSIENFDPMGVHTGDSITVAPAQTLTDKEYQIMRNASLAVLREIGVDTGGSNVQFAINPANGEMIVIEMNPRVSRSSALASKATGFPIAKVAAKLAVGYTLNELQNDITGGRTPASFEPSIDYVVTKIPRFAFEKFPTADDRLTTQMKSVGEVMAMGRTIQESMQKALRGLETGLCGFNPKTADKSTIRSELANPGPDRMLYVADAFRAGFSKEEVFDICAIDPWFLAQIEDLVQEEQKVSDGQLSDLDYAALRRLKRKGFSDKRLAQLLNISEKAVREHRYGLKLHPVYKRVDTCAAEFQSDTAYLYSTYEEECEARPSENKKVMILGGGPNRIGQGIEFDYCCVHAALALRESGFETIMVNCNPETVSTDFDTSDRLYFEPLTLEDVLEIVRTENPWGVIVHYGGQTPLKLANDLVANGVNIIGTSADSIDAAEDRERFQKVLNDLGLRQPPNRTARAEDEALVLAEEIGYPLVVRPSYVLGGRAMQVVHSADELKTYMREAVQVSNDSPVLLDFFLNNAIEVDVDCVSDGQEVVIGGIMQHVEQAGIHSGDSGCSLPPYSLSEEVQDEIRRQTKAMAYALNVVGLMNVQFAVQDGVVYVLEVNPRASRTAPFVSKATGMPLAKVGARAMAGISLKSQGIEKEVIPDFYAVKEAVFPFIKFPGVDTILGPEMRSTGEVMGVGATFSEAYLKAQLGAGERLPESGKVFLAVRDEDKPMVLKTAKNFQQLGYSLIATRGTAAYLQEHGVEGVEVVNKVLEGRPHIVDAIKNGDIAVVINTVSSDPQGVKDSHSIRRTSLTQRVPQYTTIAGGEALSEGAKSLNNLGVYSVQELHGRLKK comes from the coding sequence ATGCCCAAACGTACCGACCTAAAATCCATCTTAATCATCGGCGCCGGCCCGATTGTAATCGGCCAAGCCTGTGAATTCGACTATTCCGGCGCGCAGGCCTGTAAGGCTTTGCGTGAGGAAGGTTATAAAGTGATTTTGGTGAACTCCAATCCCGCCACGATTATGACCGACCCCGACATGGCCGATGTGACCTATATCGAGCCGATTATGTGGCAAACGGTTGAGAAGATTATCGCCAAAGAGCGCCCCGATGCGATTTTGCCGACCATGGGCGGCCAAACGGCGCTCAACTGTGCGCTGGATTTGGCCAAACACGGCGTGTTGGCGAAATACGATGTCGAGCTGATCGGCGCAACTGAAGATGCCATCGACAAAGCGGAAGACCGCGGCCGTTTTAAAGAGGCGATGGACAAAATCGGCCTCTCTACGCCGAAATCGTTTGTTTGCCACACCATGGAACAATCGCTGGCGGCGCAGACGGAAGTGGGCTTTCCCACACTGATCCGCCCCTCGTTTACGATGGGCGGCTCGGGCGGTGGCATTGCCTACAATAAAGACGAATTTCTGGCGATTTGCGAGCGCGGTTTTGATGCATCGCCCACACACGAGCTGCTGATTGAACAATCGGTGTTGGGCTGGAAAGAGTATGAGATGGAAGTGGTGCGCGACCGCAACGACAACTGCATCATCATCTGCTCGATTGAAAACTTCGACCCGATGGGCGTGCACACCGGCGACTCGATTACCGTTGCCCCGGCGCAAACGCTTACCGACAAAGAATACCAAATCATGCGTAACGCCAGCCTGGCGGTGTTGCGTGAAATCGGCGTCGATACCGGCGGCTCGAATGTGCAGTTTGCCATCAATCCGGCCAACGGCGAGATGATTGTGATTGAGATGAATCCGCGCGTGAGCCGCTCTTCTGCACTGGCTTCCAAAGCCACCGGCTTCCCGATTGCCAAAGTGGCGGCCAAACTGGCGGTGGGCTACACCCTCAATGAGCTGCAAAACGATATCACCGGCGGCCGCACGCCGGCTTCGTTTGAGCCGAGTATCGACTATGTGGTTACCAAAATTCCGCGTTTTGCGTTTGAAAAATTCCCTACTGCCGACGACCGCCTCACCACCCAAATGAAATCGGTGGGCGAGGTGATGGCGATGGGACGCACCATTCAAGAGTCGATGCAAAAAGCCCTGCGCGGCCTGGAAACCGGTTTGTGCGGCTTCAACCCGAAAACTGCCGATAAATCCACCATCCGCAGCGAGCTGGCCAATCCCGGCCCCGACCGCATGCTGTATGTGGCCGATGCCTTCCGCGCCGGTTTCAGCAAAGAAGAAGTGTTCGACATCTGCGCCATCGACCCTTGGTTCCTCGCCCAAATCGAAGACTTGGTGCAAGAAGAGCAAAAAGTTTCAGACGGCCAACTAAGCGATTTGGACTATGCTGCATTACGCCGTCTGAAACGCAAAGGTTTTTCCGACAAACGCCTGGCGCAATTGCTGAATATCAGCGAAAAAGCCGTACGCGAGCACCGCTACGGCTTGAAACTGCACCCGGTTTACAAACGCGTGGATACCTGCGCGGCCGAGTTTCAGTCTGACACCGCCTATCTCTATTCCACTTATGAAGAAGAATGCGAAGCGAGGCCGTCTGAAAACAAAAAAGTGATGATTCTCGGCGGCGGTCCCAACCGCATCGGCCAAGGCATCGAGTTTGACTATTGCTGCGTACACGCCGCCTTGGCGCTGCGCGAATCGGGTTTTGAAACCATTATGGTCAACTGCAACCCCGAAACCGTTTCCACCGACTTCGACACCTCCGACCGCCTCTATTTCGAGCCGCTCACGCTGGAAGACGTGCTTGAAATCGTGCGCACCGAAAACCCGTGGGGCGTGATTGTGCATTACGGCGGCCAAACCCCGCTCAAGCTGGCCAACGATTTGGTGGCCAACGGCGTCAACATTATCGGCACCTCCGCCGATTCGATTGATGCCGCCGAAGACCGCGAACGCTTCCAAAAAGTGCTCAACGATCTCGGCCTGCGCCAGCCGCCCAACCGCACCGCCCGCGCCGAAGATGAAGCGCTGGTGTTGGCCGAAGAAATCGGCTATCCGCTGGTGGTGCGCCCCTCCTACGTGTTGGGCGGCCGCGCCATGCAGGTGGTGCATTCGGCCGACGAGCTGAAAACCTATATGCGCGAAGCCGTGCAAGTGTCGAACGACAGCCCCGTGTTGCTCGATTTCTTCCTCAACAACGCCATCGAAGTTGATGTCGACTGCGTTTCAGACGGCCAAGAGGTGGTGATTGGCGGCATCATGCAACACGTTGAGCAAGCCGGCATCCACTCGGGCGATTCCGGCTGCTCGCTGCCGCCATACTCGCTCAGCGAAGAGGTGCAAGACGAAATCCGCCGTCAAACCAAAGCTATGGCCTACGCCTTAAACGTGGTCGGCCTGATGAACGTGCAGTTTGCCGTACAAGACGGCGTGGTGTATGTGCTCGAAGTCAACCCGCGTGCCTCACGCACCGCACCGTTTGTGTCAAAAGCCACCGGCATGCCGCTGGCCAAAGTGGGCGCACGCGCCATGGCCGGTATCAGTTTGAAATCACAAGGCATTGAAAAAGAAGTGATTCCTGATTTTTACGCCGTTAAAGAAGCCGTGTTCCCGTTTATCAAATTCCCCGGCGTAGACACCATTCTCGGCCCCGAAATGCGCTCCACCGGCGAAGTGATGGGCGTGGGCGCCACCTTCTCCGAAGCCTATTTGAAAGCACAACTGGGCGCCGGCGAACGCCTGCCCGAAAGCGGCAAAGTTTTCCTCGCCGTGCGCGATGAAGACAAACCGATGGTGCTGAAAACCGCCAAAAACTTCCAGCAGCTCGGCTACAGCCTTATCGCCACCCGCGGCACTGCTGCATATCTGCAAGAACACGGCGTGGAAGGCGTGGAAGTGGTCAACAAAGTGCTCGAAGGCCGCCCGCACATCGTCGATGCCATCAAAAACGGCGATATCGCCGTGGTGATCAACACCGTCAGCAGCGACCCGCAAGGCGTGAAAGACAGCCACAGCATCCGCCGCACCTCGCTTACCCAGCGTGTGCCGCAATACACCACCATCGCCGGCGGCGAGGCGCTCAGCGAAGGCGCCAAAAGCCTCAACAACCTGGGCGTGTACAGCGTGCAGGAATTGCACGGGCGTTTGAAGAAGTGA